Below is a genomic region from Ignavibacteria bacterium.
GGAATCCCTTTTGCACTGAGGCGGTCTTTTAGTATTGCAAAAGCTCTAAGAAGCGTATGGTGGTCTTTCTGCGGCGCAAGGCGCCCGATTACAATCAGGTTTCTTACTTCAGAACAGATCTCCCTTTTATGCTTCTGGAACTTTTGGACATTAACGCCGTTGTAGATCAGCCTGATCTTCTTTTCATTAGGATGGATGTAGTGTTTAATGACAGAGCTGCACTTTTCTGATATTGCAACAAATCTGTCCGTCATGGGCCTGGCAAGAATTTTCTGCAGCAAGGGATAATTAACTACAGTATTATGAACTGTCTGAACAAGTTTTATTCTTGTGCCTATTATGGCAAGCGAAGTATAAAAGGTTGCAAGCTCTGAATGCGTATTTATTACGTCAGGCCGTCTTACCTGTATAAGCTTTCTGATCCTCGCAACAACACCGAGTCTTCCCTTTCCGGCAACCTTCCCGATATTGGCATAGGCAACGTTATTCTGGAACAGCTCTCTTTTGTACTTTTCTTCAAACTGCTTGTCCTCACCCTCACCGACTGCCCAGACTTCAACAAGAATATCCTTGCGCGTATTTATAGCCAGATCCTTGATCAACAGTTCTGCTCCGCCGGGGCCAAACGACGATATAATATGCACGACTTTCATTTTATTCACCTGAATCTTATGATTATACAACGTTATCAGATAGAATTTTATAACTTAATCTTACATTTGATTGCTGTTGCCTTTGAGCAATTTCCCCCTGAAGGCTTTCTCCTGAAGCAGCTTTTCTTTAGCTAAGCTTTTTTCTGCTTTCTTATCTTCCTCAAGATTTATTATCCTGCGTGCAAAGTTCTGCGGCTCCTGAGCGACACTGGTTTCAGGGACAGTCCTTAAAATCCTGTGTATATTCATCACCAAAGCAACAGAAAGCCATAAGAATTTATTGTACGTAATTCCAAGGGTAAAACCCATTAGAACGTATGCCAGAAGCGACATGTAAATCCAGAAGTGATCACTCCGTCTTATCTCATTAAAATATCTTGAAAGCAGGTCTAAAAGAAATATGACAAACACCATAAAGACTATTATTCCCGATTCGGCAAGCACTTCAATAAACATATTGTGCGGGGCTACAGAGTCTTGGCTCAGGAAAGTTTTTGAATATCGGGGGGAATATTCCGCGTACTCCCTCATCCCTACGCCCAGTAAAGGCTTATCAATAAACATATTTAGGCCCGCCTTCCAGCTGTTCATCCTCGTCTGTGCCGTACCGGTCTCCTGTGTCCGGCCCAGCATGTTCTGCACCGCCTCCATGTTCTCCAGCTTTTCCTGGAATACGAGAAGTGAAACGACAAACATCAGAAAACCCAGCCCGATTACAATCAGGCTTTTTGTAAACGAAAGGCTTAAATAACGTATAAGCACAATGGGTATTAAAAACCCAAGTACAAGAAAACTTGACATTGAGCCAGCCAGGAAAAGAGCATATATAAAAACTGAAAATGAAGCAATAAGAAGTATAATTTTAAAAACCAGATTTTTACTTTTTGAAAAAAGGTATATTGAAACCGGTAAAACAGCAAGCAGCTGCGCGGCAAACTCATTCGGGTCACCTGTGCCGCCTGTTCTCCTGAAAGTCCACTGCGATATAGGCTCTGAAACAAATGCGTAAAGTGAGGAAATCAGAAGAGAGGCCCATATCATGTATAACACTTCATCCAGGTCATAATTTATAAAATAGATAATGATAACCAGCATCGAAATCCAGAGGAGCGAATTTTCAAAAAGCCTTTCAAATCCGGAAAAGTCAATGAGCATGAGAAAATATGTTAACATAAGAAATATGAAAAAAGGCTTTATATGCCGCAGCATCTTCCAGTTAAGAAGGTTAAGGTAAAGCCTCCTGAGGTTGGTAAGAATGAATAAAAGAAATATGCCTTTTAAGGCATTCTCACCAAATGTGTCAACAAGAAGGTTGTCGTTGAAAATGCTGAAAATAAAAATAAAAACAACCGCGCTTCTTAGTATCCTTAAATAATTAAGCCTGGACATAGTTAATTCTTCTTATTAAAATCTTTGCATAGACATATTCACCTAAAACCATTACAACGTTAACCAGCGCCACTCCGAGAATTAAGTGGCTTTCGACCAGGAAATTCGTAATCACGACTACCATGAGGAATCTTATTATATTCAGCAGCACTTCCATTTTATTATAGTCATACGTCTTAGACAGCACCGTAATAAGCCCCAGATAGACATTCATAAAAGTCGACAGAAAAAGAATGAATGAAAATATTACCGTATTAAAGGACAGGTATCCAGGCCTGATCAGGTATACTATGTATGAAAGCGCAAACGAGGAAAATACAATAAGCACCATAAAGTGCCAATACATGCTTTTTATGTTAGCGATATAGGACCTGATGAAATCGGCTTTATCCATGCTTAAACGCGCAATAAGGTAGCTTCTGAAGGTTGTGTAGAAAACCAGGATAATTCCGATAAACGTCATTGCATAGCCAAGATCTGCAACAACCATGTTATTCTTTCCTGTCATAAATATGACCAGGTATCTTACTGTATAGAGGTAAAGGAAACCCGAGATGTATGTTAACAGCGAAAACCTGAGGAAGGAGTAAACCTTTTGGGCAGCTTTTCTTATTAATGAAAAAGAAAAAATGTTGTACAGGGACAATGATTCCAGAATAAGCCTCACATTTACGTAAAGCAGATGGACGATTGTTATTGAGAACGGGTAAAGTAGCGTTTCCAGGAAAAGCTGCCTTATTGAAAAATCCTTCAGATAATAAAGGTGAAGGAGGAACACAACCCTCAGGACCAGTATGAGCACCGAATGAAAAACAAGGGTTTTTATTTTATTTATAGCTAGCAGCCAGTTTTTAATAAAGAACCACGCAAGCTGCGCAATAACAAGGAAGTATAAGAGCGAGGAGTCCACAGGAAGTTCATCTATATTAAATACCTTATCGAAAAATGTGCTAAAATAAAGCCCTATAACAATTATCACCCCGAAGAGGATCATCTGCAGATAGCTGTTAATGTATTTAACAGACTGATCCAGCTGATAAAACCTCAGGAAACTAACCGAGAAGCCTAACTCGAAGATAAAAGCAAGGACCATTAGTATCTGATTGCCCGAGGAGAAAAATGCCATGTAATCCGTATTCAGAAGATACGGGATCAGAAACCCCACCAGATAGGTCGAGGCACTATAGATCATATTGGATAAAAGGAACCAGGAGGTCTCCCCTAAGAATTTTTCCTTCAGCTTGTTTTCCTGAATAAAATCCAGCAGCCGTTTCCCCTGCTGTGTTCGGGAGAGTTCTCCCAGCCACTTGTAAGAACCTTTAGTAACAGAATCTGATTTACTTATCATGCTTTCACTATCTTTGAATTCTTAATTCCCCTTTTGCCAAATGCGTTTCTTGTGTCTATAATAACAGAAGCACATTCGCTAATGAGATTATAGTTATAGTCTGAATGATCTGTACTGAGAACTATAAGGTCATAGCCCGAAAGGTTCTCCCTTGTAAGCTCAACTGAAATCATGTCAAAACTATACTTTCTTGTCCTCGGCAGCTTAGGCATATAAGGGTCGCTGTAATCAACTTTGGCCCCTTTATCCCTGAATATCTCAATAAGCTTTAATGAAGGGGACTCTCTCGTGTCGTCAATATCCTTTTTATAGGCTGCTCCCAGAATGAGGACGCGGGAGCCGTTTAAGGATTTCTTCTGCATATTTAAGGCTTCAAAAGCTTTTTCTACAACATAGTAAGGCATGAATGTATTGATTTCTCCTGCCAGCTCAATAAATCTGGTGCTGCTGTCGTTTTCCCGAGCCTTCCAGGAAAGATAGAATGGATCGATAGGAATGCAGTGCCCGCCTAATCCCGGTCCGGGATAAAAGGGGTGAAAGCCGAAAGGCTTTGTAGATGCAGCTTCAATTACTTCCCAGACGTCTATATTCATTTTGTCGAATACAAGCTTAAGCTCATTTACAAGCGCAATGTTGACAGAACGGTAGATGTTCTCAAGCAGCTTTGCAGCCTCTGCAACACGGGTGGAGCTTACAGGGACGGTTTTATCTATTACGTGACCGTAGAGCGCCAGTGCAGCTTCCAGACACACGGGTGTTACGCCGCCAATTACTTTCGGTATAGTGGCAGTCGTGTACTTCTCATTGTTCGGGTCTTCCCTTTCGGGTGAAAACGCCAGGTAAAAATCCTCGCCCACCTTCATAGTAGGCTGTTCATTTATTTTTTCTTCTGCCAGTTCATCTTTTGAAACCTCTTCTCCCACAGCCCCTGCAGGCTGAAGCTCTGCCTCCTTAACCCGCTTTTCAAACATTGGAAGTAATATCTCTTCTGTCGTTCCTGGATAAGTTGTTGACTCAAGCACTACGAGCTGCCCTTCCCTTAGGTATTGGGAGACTGTTTTTGCCGTATTGACTACATAACTCATATCAGGCTCCCGGTGCTCATCTAAAGGTGTCGGCACGCAGATTATAATTGCATCAGGCTCCTTCAGGCGCGAAAAGTCTGTTGTTGAAGTAAACCTGCCCGACTCAACGGCCAGTTTAATTTTTTCGGCATTAATATGCTTTATATAACTTTTCCCCTCGCTCAAAAGTTGAATTTTCT
It encodes:
- a CDS encoding nucleotide sugar dehydrogenase; the protein is MKLVEKINDRTAVVGIIGLGYVGLPLSLEFTLKGFNVIGFDLDGKKIQLLSEGKSYIKHINAEKIKLAVESGRFTSTTDFSRLKEPDAIIICVPTPLDEHREPDMSYVVNTAKTVSQYLREGQLVVLESTTYPGTTEEILLPMFEKRVKEAELQPAGAVGEEVSKDELAEEKINEQPTMKVGEDFYLAFSPEREDPNNEKYTTATIPKVIGGVTPVCLEAALALYGHVIDKTVPVSSTRVAEAAKLLENIYRSVNIALVNELKLVFDKMNIDVWEVIEAASTKPFGFHPFYPGPGLGGHCIPIDPFYLSWKARENDSSTRFIELAGEINTFMPYYVVEKAFEALNMQKKSLNGSRVLILGAAYKKDIDDTRESPSLKLIEIFRDKGAKVDYSDPYMPKLPRTRKYSFDMISVELTRENLSGYDLIVLSTDHSDYNYNLISECASVIIDTRNAFGKRGIKNSKIVKA
- a CDS encoding O-antigen ligase family protein produces the protein MSRLNYLRILRSAVVFIFIFSIFNDNLLVDTFGENALKGIFLLFILTNLRRLYLNLLNWKMLRHIKPFFIFLMLTYFLMLIDFSGFERLFENSLLWISMLVIIIYFINYDLDEVLYMIWASLLISSLYAFVSEPISQWTFRRTGGTGDPNEFAAQLLAVLPVSIYLFSKSKNLVFKIILLIASFSVFIYALFLAGSMSSFLVLGFLIPIVLIRYLSLSFTKSLIVIGLGFLMFVVSLLVFQEKLENMEAVQNMLGRTQETGTAQTRMNSWKAGLNMFIDKPLLGVGMREYAEYSPRYSKTFLSQDSVAPHNMFIEVLAESGIIVFMVFVIFLLDLLSRYFNEIRRSDHFWIYMSLLAYVLMGFTLGITYNKFLWLSVALVMNIHRILRTVPETSVAQEPQNFARRIINLEEDKKAEKSLAKEKLLQEKAFRGKLLKGNSNQM
- a CDS encoding glycosyltransferase; its protein translation is MKVVHIISSFGPGGAELLIKDLAINTRKDILVEVWAVGEGEDKQFEEKYKRELFQNNVAYANIGKVAGKGRLGVVARIRKLIQVRRPDVINTHSELATFYTSLAIIGTRIKLVQTVHNTVVNYPLLQKILARPMTDRFVAISEKCSSVIKHYIHPNEKKIRLIYNGVNVQKFQKHKREICSEVRNLIVIGRLAPQKDHHTLLRAFAILKDRLSAKGIPVPALNLAGTGSLKDDLLRLTQELKLENDVKFLGARSDIPDLLYQNDIWVMSSKWEGLSISMLEAMASGIPIVATDVGSNSEVIENNINGSLVEKENPQMLSEAIFRLITDAEKRKNYSENARMRVMDFSLQACLSRYTDLYFSLVKNKEKLIPLGGIKKVSA